From Azospirillum sp. TSA2s, a single genomic window includes:
- a CDS encoding ABC transporter ATP-binding protein — MSSPVKGGPEVVLRLAGISKRFGPLLANDDISLTLRAGEVLALLGENGAGKTTLMNILFGHYVADEGTIEAFGRPLPPGSPRAALEAGIGMVHQHFTLADNLSVLDNIAVGTESLWRWRSDRGAARRRLLDLSKRFGLEVRPDALVGDLSVGERQRVEILKALYRDACILILDEPTAVLTPQESAGLFDTLRRLTADGLAVVFISHKMNEVFAASDTVAVLRAGKLVATHATASTDRAKLAELMVGRSVKPPAPTPLSPGEPVLELSGVTVASGHGRPLLDGVDLTVRRHQVVGIAGVSGNGQTALAELVSGLIRPDSGRLSLKGSVVEHGDPADMVRRGVARIPEDRHSAGLVGAMAVWENLIAERYHDSAFSRFGVLRRGAARSYARKVIEEFDVRCPGPDARTQLLSGGNMQKLILGRTLAHGPDLILASQPTRGLDIGAVSYVHSRLLDARAAGAGVLLISEDLDEILALADCVTVAYHGRLTPLLPHDRVSVSQLGLLMAGHWDILRDILPETVHAA, encoded by the coding sequence ATGTCATCACCCGTGAAAGGCGGGCCGGAGGTCGTCCTCCGGCTCGCCGGCATTTCGAAGCGGTTCGGTCCGCTGCTCGCCAACGACGACATCTCGCTGACGCTGCGCGCCGGCGAGGTGCTGGCCCTGCTTGGCGAGAACGGCGCCGGCAAGACCACCCTGATGAACATCCTCTTCGGCCATTACGTCGCCGACGAGGGCACAATCGAGGCGTTCGGCCGCCCGCTGCCGCCGGGGTCACCCCGCGCGGCGCTGGAGGCCGGCATCGGCATGGTCCACCAGCATTTCACGTTGGCGGACAATCTGTCGGTGCTGGACAACATAGCCGTAGGCACCGAATCGCTGTGGCGCTGGCGCTCCGACCGGGGTGCCGCCCGCCGCCGGCTGCTCGACCTGTCCAAGCGCTTCGGGCTGGAGGTTCGGCCGGACGCGCTGGTTGGCGACCTGTCGGTCGGCGAGCGCCAGCGGGTGGAGATCCTGAAGGCGCTCTACCGCGACGCCTGCATCCTGATCCTGGACGAGCCGACCGCGGTGCTGACGCCGCAGGAATCGGCGGGGCTGTTCGACACGCTGCGCCGGCTGACCGCCGACGGCCTCGCCGTCGTCTTCATCAGCCACAAGATGAACGAGGTCTTCGCCGCCAGCGATACCGTCGCCGTTCTGCGCGCCGGAAAGCTGGTCGCCACCCACGCCACCGCCTCGACCGACCGCGCCAAGCTGGCCGAGCTGATGGTCGGCCGCAGCGTCAAGCCGCCGGCCCCCACCCCGCTCAGCCCCGGCGAACCGGTGCTGGAGCTGTCGGGCGTCACGGTGGCCTCCGGCCATGGCCGCCCGCTGCTGGACGGCGTCGATCTGACCGTGCGCCGCCATCAGGTGGTCGGCATCGCCGGCGTATCCGGCAATGGCCAGACGGCGCTGGCCGAGCTGGTCAGCGGGTTGATCCGTCCGGATTCGGGCCGGCTGTCCTTGAAGGGCAGCGTGGTGGAGCATGGCGACCCCGCCGACATGGTCCGGCGCGGTGTCGCCCGCATCCCGGAGGATCGGCACAGCGCCGGTCTGGTCGGCGCCATGGCGGTGTGGGAGAACCTGATCGCCGAGCGCTATCACGATTCCGCCTTCTCCCGCTTCGGCGTGCTTCGGCGCGGCGCGGCCCGGAGCTACGCCCGCAAGGTGATCGAGGAGTTCGACGTCCGCTGCCCAGGTCCCGATGCCCGGACACAGCTGCTGTCGGGTGGCAATATGCAGAAGCTGATCCTGGGCCGGACGCTGGCCCACGGGCCGGACCTGATCCTGGCGAGCCAGCCGACGCGCGGGCTCGACATCGGTGCGGTGTCCTACGTCCACAGCCGCCTGCTCGACGCCCGCGCCGCCGGGGCCGGCGTTCTGCTGATCTCCGAGGATCTGGACGAGATCCTGGCGCTGGCCGATTGCGTCACCGTCGCCTATCACGGGCGCCTCACCCCGCTTCTGCCGCATGACCGGGTGTCGGTCAGCCAGCTCGGCCTGCTGATGGCCGGGCATTGGGACATCCTGCGCGACATCCTGCCGGAGACCGTTCATGCGGCTTGA
- a CDS encoding ABC transporter permease, giving the protein MRLEPRTDTPLALRLLAPVGAVVAALALCALLVAWTGAPVLRAYGLLFEGAVGSRFALTETLTRATPLILTGLAAAVAFRAKLWNIGAEGQLYMGALAAVVVGGGMLDLPAWALIPLVMIAGMAAGGVTLLGPAVLKVRFGVDEVVTTLLLNFVVLLLVSMLLEGALKDPMGMGWPQSAPVVEAAELPKLVARTRLHAGFAIALGLSVLLWLVDTRTIWGYENRAVGANPRAAAFAGMPVTRVMLRTALLSGGLAGLAGAAEVCGLKGYLTLDLSPGFGYSGIVVAMLAQLHPIGVVGAALFIAGIFVGADAMSRAMPVPNYIADVLVATSLLCMLVAGLLARYRLRRG; this is encoded by the coding sequence ATGCGGCTTGAACCGCGCACCGATACCCCGCTCGCCCTGCGGCTGCTGGCGCCGGTGGGCGCCGTGGTGGCGGCGCTGGCGCTCTGCGCCCTGCTGGTCGCCTGGACCGGCGCGCCGGTGCTGCGCGCCTACGGCCTGCTGTTCGAGGGGGCGGTCGGTTCCCGCTTCGCCCTGACCGAGACGCTGACCCGCGCCACCCCGCTGATCCTGACCGGCCTAGCCGCCGCCGTCGCCTTTCGCGCCAAGCTGTGGAACATCGGAGCGGAGGGCCAGCTCTACATGGGCGCCCTGGCCGCCGTGGTGGTCGGCGGCGGCATGCTCGACCTGCCGGCCTGGGCGCTGATCCCCCTGGTGATGATCGCCGGCATGGCGGCAGGCGGCGTCACCCTGCTCGGCCCCGCGGTGCTGAAGGTCCGCTTCGGCGTCGACGAGGTGGTGACCACCCTGCTGCTGAACTTCGTCGTGCTTCTGCTGGTGTCGATGCTGCTGGAAGGGGCCTTGAAGGACCCGATGGGCATGGGCTGGCCGCAGTCGGCGCCGGTCGTGGAAGCGGCGGAGCTGCCCAAGCTGGTGGCGCGCACCCGGCTGCATGCCGGGTTCGCCATCGCGCTCGGCCTGTCGGTCCTGCTGTGGCTGGTCGATACCCGGACCATCTGGGGCTACGAGAACCGGGCGGTCGGCGCCAACCCGCGCGCCGCCGCCTTCGCCGGCATGCCGGTGACGCGGGTGATGCTGCGCACCGCCTTGCTGTCGGGTGGCCTCGCCGGGCTGGCCGGGGCCGCGGAGGTCTGCGGGCTGAAGGGCTACCTGACGCTCGACCTGTCGCCCGGCTTCGGCTACAGCGGCATCGTCGTCGCCATGCTGGCGCAGTTGCATCCGATCGGGGTGGTCGGGGCCGCGCTGTTCATCGCCGGCATCTTCGTCGGTGCCGACGCCATGAGCCGGGCCATGCCGGTTCCCAACTACATCGCCGACGTCCTGGTCGCAACCAGCCTCCTGTGCATGCTGGTCGCCGGGCTGCTGGCGCGCTACCGGCTGCGGCGGGGGTAA
- a CDS encoding ABC transporter permease, translating to MDFLSTILDILLSAAFWTAVLRIATPYVLGTLGELVCERAGVLNLGIEGIMTLGAMAGWMAVYQGADLWTGVLVAAACGALLGLLHAALTVPLGLSQHVTGIGVTLLGTSLSYFVYRLVLPQASTPPTIEPFQPLALPGALAQTPLTYLAFLLIAVVAYVLYRTPVGLAVRMVGENPAAAEAQGLNVTAIRIGAVVAGSALMALAGAFLTLSAFNAFFFNMVNGRGWICIALVVFASWRPGKALLGAMLFAVFDALQLRLQQASGGVLPYQLFLMMPYLLSILALVLVARRASYPRALMIPYRKGER from the coding sequence ATGGATTTCCTGTCGACCATCCTCGACATCCTGCTGTCCGCCGCCTTCTGGACCGCGGTGCTGCGCATCGCCACCCCCTATGTGCTGGGCACGCTGGGCGAACTCGTGTGCGAGCGGGCCGGCGTGCTGAACCTCGGCATCGAAGGCATCATGACGCTGGGCGCCATGGCCGGCTGGATGGCGGTCTACCAGGGGGCCGATCTGTGGACCGGCGTGCTGGTGGCGGCTGCCTGCGGTGCGCTGCTCGGCCTGCTGCATGCGGCGCTGACCGTGCCGCTCGGGCTGTCGCAACATGTGACGGGCATCGGCGTGACCCTGCTCGGCACCAGCCTGTCCTATTTTGTCTACCGCCTCGTCCTGCCGCAGGCCAGCACCCCGCCGACCATCGAGCCGTTCCAGCCACTGGCCCTGCCCGGCGCCCTGGCCCAGACGCCGCTGACCTACCTCGCCTTTCTTCTGATTGCAGTCGTCGCCTATGTCCTCTACCGCACGCCGGTCGGGCTGGCGGTGCGGATGGTCGGCGAGAATCCGGCCGCCGCCGAGGCGCAGGGGCTGAACGTCACCGCCATCCGCATCGGCGCGGTGGTGGCGGGCAGTGCGCTGATGGCGCTGGCCGGCGCCTTCCTGACCCTGTCGGCCTTCAACGCCTTCTTTTTCAACATGGTCAACGGCCGCGGCTGGATCTGCATCGCGCTGGTGGTCTTCGCCTCCTGGCGGCCGGGCAAGGCTCTGCTGGGCGCCATGCTGTTCGCGGTGTTCGATGCGCTGCAACTGCGTTTGCAGCAGGCGAGCGGCGGCGTCCTCCCCTACCAGCTGTTCCTGATGATGCCCTATCTGCTGAGCATCCTGGCGCTGGTTCTGGTGGCCCGCCGGGCCTCCTACCCGCGCGCCCTGATGATCCCGTACCGCAAAGGAGAACGCTGA
- a CDS encoding amidohydrolase family protein — protein sequence MFDLILRRATLPDGRSGIDIGVMDGRIAAVEANLAGEAASEIDATGRLVTPPFVDSHFHMDSTLSYGLPRVNQSGTLLEGIALWGELKPQLVQDAIVERALAYCDWAVGRGLLAIRSHVDVCDPRLLAVEALLDVKKRVSPYLDLQLVAFPQDGVLRSAGTEELLRRALDMGVDVVGGIPHFERTMADGAASVRLLCEIAAERGLLVDMHCDETDDPLSRHVETLAYETQRLGLQGRVTGSHLTSMHSMDNYYVSKLIPLMAEARLGVIANPLINIVLQGRHDTYPKRRGMTRVPELMAAGLTVAFGHDCVMDPWYPLGSGDMLEVAHMGLHVGQMTGQDGIKAAFDAVTVNPARLLHLDGYGLEPGCNADLVVLQAGSAVEAIRTRAARLFVLRRGRIVSRCEPVQAKLDLPGRPQTVDFLLNRG from the coding sequence ATGTTCGACCTGATCCTGCGCCGCGCCACCCTTCCGGATGGCCGCAGCGGCATCGACATCGGCGTCATGGACGGCCGCATCGCCGCGGTCGAAGCCAATCTGGCTGGCGAGGCCGCCTCCGAAATCGACGCCACCGGCCGGCTGGTCACCCCGCCCTTCGTCGATTCCCATTTCCACATGGACAGCACGCTCAGCTACGGCCTGCCGCGGGTGAACCAGAGCGGCACGCTGCTGGAGGGCATCGCGCTGTGGGGCGAGCTGAAGCCGCAGCTGGTGCAGGACGCCATCGTCGAGCGGGCGCTCGCCTACTGCGACTGGGCGGTCGGGCGCGGGTTGCTGGCGATCCGCAGCCATGTCGACGTCTGCGATCCGCGCCTCCTGGCGGTCGAAGCGCTGCTGGACGTCAAGAAGCGCGTCTCCCCCTATCTCGACCTGCAGTTGGTCGCCTTCCCGCAGGACGGCGTCCTGCGCTCAGCCGGCACCGAGGAACTGCTGCGCCGCGCGCTGGACATGGGCGTCGACGTGGTCGGCGGCATCCCGCATTTCGAGCGCACCATGGCCGACGGTGCGGCGTCGGTCCGGCTGCTCTGCGAGATCGCGGCGGAGCGCGGGCTGTTGGTCGACATGCATTGCGACGAGACCGACGACCCGCTGTCCCGCCATGTCGAGACGCTGGCCTACGAGACGCAGCGGCTGGGACTGCAGGGCCGGGTGACCGGATCGCACCTGACCTCCATGCACTCCATGGACAATTACTATGTCTCCAAGCTGATCCCGCTGATGGCGGAGGCTCGGCTGGGGGTGATCGCCAACCCGTTGATCAACATCGTCCTCCAGGGCCGCCACGACACCTATCCCAAGCGCCGCGGCATGACCCGCGTGCCAGAGTTGATGGCCGCCGGCCTGACGGTCGCCTTCGGGCATGACTGCGTGATGGACCCCTGGTATCCGCTGGGCTCCGGCGACATGCTGGAGGTGGCGCATATGGGCCTGCATGTCGGGCAGATGACCGGCCAGGACGGCATCAAGGCCGCCTTCGACGCGGTGACGGTCAACCCGGCCCGCCTGCTGCATCTGGACGGCTACGGGTTGGAACCCGGCTGCAACGCCGATCTCGTGGTGCTCCAGGCTGGCAGTGCCGTGGAGGCGATCCGCACCCGCGCCGCCCGCCTGTTCGTCCTGCGCCGTGGCCGGATCGTCAGCCGCTGCGAGCCGGTGCAGGCGAAGCTCGACCTGCCGGGCCGGCCGCAAACGGTCGATTTCCTGCTGAACCGGGGGTGA
- the hisC gene encoding histidinol-phosphate transaminase, which produces MTQPNGPQPRPGILDIAAYVGGEHQGHIRLASNEGALGPSPKAMEAYTAAASTLHRYPDGASAALRGAIAKRFNLDADRIVCGAGSDEIISLLIRSYAGPGDEVLYSQYGFLMYPIGAKSVGATPVTAPEDGLTASVDNLLARVTPRTRLVFLANPNNPTGTYLPASEVARLHAGLPSDVILVIDAAYAEYMNKDDYTAGEELVEKFPNVVMTRTFSKIFALGSLRIGWCYGPAGIVDVLNRVRGPFNVSTAAHVAGIAAVEDAEFLDRSRRHNEQWREWFSATVRELGLTVHPSVTNFVLVDFKGQPAGKDDAEAARQFLKARGILVRQMPSYGLPSCLRVTIGTEQEMRTVADALRDFLKA; this is translated from the coding sequence ATGACCCAGCCGAACGGCCCGCAGCCGCGTCCGGGGATTCTCGACATCGCCGCCTATGTCGGCGGCGAGCATCAGGGTCATATCCGTCTCGCCTCCAACGAAGGGGCGCTGGGACCGAGCCCGAAGGCGATGGAGGCCTATACGGCGGCGGCGTCCACCCTGCATCGCTATCCGGACGGCGCCTCGGCGGCCCTGCGCGGCGCCATCGCCAAGCGCTTCAACCTGGATGCCGACCGCATCGTCTGCGGCGCCGGGTCGGACGAGATCATCAGCCTGCTGATCCGCTCCTATGCCGGGCCGGGCGACGAGGTGCTGTATTCGCAGTACGGCTTCCTGATGTACCCGATCGGCGCCAAGTCGGTCGGCGCCACCCCGGTGACCGCGCCGGAGGACGGGCTGACCGCCAGCGTCGACAATCTGCTGGCCCGCGTCACTCCGCGCACCCGTCTGGTCTTCCTCGCCAACCCGAACAACCCGACCGGCACCTATCTGCCGGCGTCGGAGGTGGCGCGGCTGCATGCCGGCCTGCCCTCCGACGTCATCCTGGTCATCGACGCGGCCTATGCCGAATACATGAACAAGGACGACTACACCGCCGGCGAGGAGCTGGTGGAGAAGTTCCCGAACGTGGTGATGACCCGCACCTTCTCGAAGATCTTCGCGCTGGGCTCGCTGCGCATCGGCTGGTGCTATGGCCCGGCCGGGATCGTCGACGTGCTGAACCGGGTGCGCGGTCCCTTCAACGTGTCCACCGCCGCCCATGTCGCCGGCATCGCCGCGGTGGAGGATGCCGAGTTCCTCGACCGCTCCCGCCGCCACAATGAGCAGTGGCGCGAGTGGTTTTCCGCCACCGTGCGGGAGTTGGGCCTGACGGTGCATCCCAGCGTCACCAACTTCGTCCTGGTCGATTTCAAGGGCCAGCCCGCCGGCAAGGACGACGCCGAGGCCGCGCGCCAGTTCCTGAAGGCCCGCGGCATCCTGGTCCGCCAGATGCCGTCCTACGGCCTGCCGAGCTGCCTGCGCGTCACCATCGGCACCGAACAGGAAATGCGCACGGTGGCCGACGCGCTGCGAGACTTTTTGAAGGCGTAA
- a CDS encoding chorismate mutase → MAARTPLDDLRREIDQIDDAIHDLLMRRAAVVERIGAAKGNGAAENGTQPIILRPAREATILRRLMARHAGSFPAQVVVRIWREMITAFTRMQGPFAVAVYAPEDRRGFWDVARDHFGGFVPMTAVNTPAAALRAVSEGTATVAVVPYPAEDDSDPWWRFLVSADAGRPQVVARLPFGGRGNARGENRDALAIAAVPHEPTGDDRTLLSIEIGGDLSRGRLKDLLEACGLPPVGFCTWHPAGHATGMSGGGPSVHLVEIADFVGQADPRLAKLLERSGDIPVRVNVVGGYAVPLHLG, encoded by the coding sequence ATGGCCGCCCGGACCCCGCTCGACGATTTGCGCCGCGAGATCGACCAGATCGACGACGCGATCCATGACCTGCTGATGCGCCGCGCCGCCGTGGTGGAACGCATCGGGGCGGCGAAGGGCAATGGCGCGGCCGAAAACGGCACGCAGCCGATCATTCTGCGCCCGGCGCGGGAGGCGACGATCCTCCGCCGCCTGATGGCCCGCCATGCCGGTTCCTTCCCCGCCCAAGTCGTGGTGCGCATCTGGCGGGAGATGATCACCGCCTTCACCCGCATGCAGGGTCCCTTCGCCGTCGCCGTCTATGCGCCGGAGGACCGCCGTGGATTCTGGGACGTCGCCCGCGACCATTTCGGCGGCTTCGTGCCGATGACTGCCGTGAACACGCCGGCCGCCGCGCTGCGTGCGGTGTCGGAGGGGACGGCGACCGTCGCCGTGGTGCCCTATCCGGCGGAGGACGACTCGGACCCCTGGTGGCGCTTTCTGGTATCGGCCGATGCCGGCCGGCCGCAGGTGGTGGCGCGCCTGCCCTTCGGCGGGCGCGGCAATGCCCGCGGCGAGAATCGCGACGCGCTGGCCATCGCCGCCGTCCCGCACGAGCCGACCGGCGACGACCGCACGCTGCTGAGCATCGAGATCGGCGGCGACCTCAGCCGCGGCCGGCTGAAGGACCTGCTGGAGGCCTGCGGCCTGCCGCCGGTCGGTTTCTGCACCTGGCACCCGGCCGGCCATGCCACCGGGATGAGCGGCGGCGGCCCGTCGGTCCATCTGGTCGAGATCGCCGACTTCGTCGGGCAGGCCGACCCCCGCCTCGCCAAGCTGCTGGAACGGTCGGGCGACATCCCGGTGCGGGTCAACGTCGTCGGCGGCTATGCCGTGCCGCTGCATCTGGGCTGA
- a CDS encoding homoserine O-acetyltransferase, with protein sequence MSAPTSAPQSPLVTPAADSAAPNDQVMPGKRVRLAVDRPMRLDSGVEIGGFQIAYQTYGTLNADKSNAIMICHALTGDHFVVEKHPVTGKAGWWEMLVGPGKPVDTDRYFVICSNVLGGCLGSTGPKDIDPATGQPYGLSFPVVTIGDMVRAQKLLVEHLGIEKLFCVVGGSMGGMQVLQWAVAYPESVFAAVPIATAARHSAQNIAFHEVGRQAIMADPNWRGGNYLLEGTKPEAGLAVARMAAHITYLSEAALHRKFGRNLQDRKAVTYGFDADFQVESYLRYQGAAFVERFDANSYLYITRAMDYFDLAADAGGTLANAFRPGGKTTPVRFCLASFSSDWLFPTSESRAIVHALNAVAANVSFVEIETDKGHDAFLLDEPEFHQVIHGFLEGCAEHRGLSARRRAR encoded by the coding sequence ATGTCCGCGCCCACCTCCGCGCCGCAATCTCCCCTGGTCACCCCGGCCGCCGACAGTGCGGCCCCCAATGACCAAGTCATGCCGGGCAAGCGCGTGCGTCTGGCGGTGGACCGGCCGATGCGGCTGGACAGCGGGGTGGAGATCGGCGGCTTCCAGATCGCCTACCAGACCTACGGCACGCTGAACGCCGACAAATCCAACGCCATCATGATCTGCCACGCCCTGACCGGCGACCATTTCGTGGTGGAGAAGCACCCCGTCACCGGCAAGGCCGGCTGGTGGGAGATGCTGGTCGGCCCCGGCAAGCCGGTGGACACCGACCGCTATTTCGTCATCTGCTCCAACGTGCTGGGCGGCTGCCTGGGCAGCACCGGGCCGAAGGACATCGACCCGGCCACCGGCCAGCCCTATGGCCTGTCCTTCCCGGTGGTGACCATCGGCGACATGGTGCGGGCGCAGAAGCTGCTGGTCGAGCATCTCGGCATCGAAAAGCTGTTCTGCGTCGTCGGCGGCTCGATGGGCGGGATGCAGGTGCTGCAATGGGCGGTGGCCTATCCCGAATCGGTGTTCGCCGCGGTGCCCATCGCCACCGCCGCCCGCCATTCGGCGCAGAACATCGCCTTCCACGAGGTCGGGCGCCAGGCGATCATGGCCGACCCGAACTGGCGCGGCGGCAACTATCTGCTGGAAGGCACCAAGCCGGAGGCCGGTCTGGCCGTCGCCCGCATGGCCGCCCACATCACCTATCTGTCGGAAGCGGCGCTGCACCGCAAATTCGGCCGCAACCTGCAGGACCGCAAGGCGGTCACCTACGGCTTCGACGCCGATTTCCAGGTGGAAAGCTATCTGCGCTACCAGGGGGCGGCCTTCGTCGAGCGGTTCGACGCCAACTCCTACCTCTACATCACGCGGGCGATGGATTATTTCGACCTCGCCGCCGATGCCGGGGGCACGCTGGCCAACGCCTTCCGGCCGGGGGGCAAGACGACGCCGGTGCGCTTCTGCCTTGCCAGCTTCTCCAGCGACTGGCTGTTCCCGACCTCGGAATCGCGGGCCATCGTGCATGCGCTGAACGCCGTCGCCGCCAATGTCAGCTTCGTGGAGATCGAGACCGACAAGGGCCACGACGCCTTCCTGCTGGACGAGCCGGAGTTCCATCAGGTCATCCACGGCTTCCTGGAGGGCTGCGCCGAGCATCGCGGCCTGTCCGCCCGCCGCCGCGCGCGCTGA
- the metW gene encoding methionine biosynthesis protein MetW, giving the protein MVDIRDDLKLIAEMVEPNSRVLDVGCGDGALLDYLTHAKNVDGRGIELSMDGVRQCVAHGLSVIQGDAETDLKDYPAGAFDYVILGQTLQAMRQPRDVLQMMCRIGRRAIVSVPNFGYWRVRLQLMLTGRMPVTEKLGYQWWETPNIHFCTLRDFVVLTEEMGITIEQTRIIDRAGRVTSHAHSGLANLLGEQGVFLLRGNGG; this is encoded by the coding sequence ATGGTGGACATTCGCGACGACCTGAAGCTGATCGCCGAGATGGTGGAGCCGAACAGCCGCGTGCTGGACGTCGGCTGCGGCGACGGCGCCCTGCTGGACTATCTGACCCATGCCAAGAACGTCGACGGGCGCGGCATCGAACTCAGCATGGACGGCGTGCGGCAATGCGTGGCGCACGGCCTGTCGGTGATCCAGGGCGATGCCGAGACCGACCTGAAGGACTATCCCGCCGGCGCCTTCGACTATGTCATCCTGGGCCAGACCCTGCAGGCTATGCGGCAGCCGCGCGACGTGCTGCAGATGATGTGCCGCATCGGCCGCCGCGCCATCGTGTCGGTTCCCAATTTCGGCTATTGGCGGGTGCGGTTGCAGTTGATGCTGACCGGCCGCATGCCGGTGACGGAAAAGCTGGGCTACCAGTGGTGGGAAACGCCCAACATCCATTTCTGCACGCTGCGCGACTTCGTCGTGCTGACGGAAGAGATGGGCATCACCATCGAGCAGACCCGCATCATCGACCGCGCCGGCCGGGTGACGAGCCACGCCCATTCCGGCCTCGCCAACCTGCTGGGCGAACAGGGCGTCTTCCTGCTGCGCGGCAACGGCGGGTGA
- a CDS encoding DUF3072 domain-containing protein: protein MTSKHTDDRRSHSEHENPKTGEDHSNRDKNPDDWTTGDEPMTGAQASYLKTLSEEAGESFDDGLSKAEASKRIDALQDKTGRGK from the coding sequence ATGACCAGCAAGCACACCGACGACCGCCGGAGCCATTCCGAGCACGAGAACCCGAAGACCGGCGAGGACCACTCCAACCGCGACAAGAACCCCGACGACTGGACCACCGGCGACGAGCCGATGACCGGCGCCCAGGCGTCCTACCTGAAGACGCTGAGCGAGGAAGCCGGCGAGTCCTTCGACGACGGCCTGAGCAAGGCGGAAGCGTCGAAACGGATCGACGCGCTGCAGGACAAGACCGGACGCGGGAAGTAA
- a CDS encoding PRC-barrel domain-containing protein gives MLRPLLLLPAAALLLTGTAIAQTTPAPGATASPPLMTAPRPDDQPATGAITSPPGVSGEAPSHEVQNPAPPVTGGQGSSPPVAALPPAALNPDQARAMVGNELRTNDGQPAGRILDFTMDQTGDRVDRIVVAPNEVLGLGEKLVALPADMLGNGPTGPVLNIGQADFAKAPTFAYGDEPTLTRPESQQPDKQ, from the coding sequence ATGCTCCGCCCCCTGTTGCTCCTGCCGGCCGCGGCGCTGCTGCTGACCGGCACCGCCATTGCCCAGACCACACCGGCACCGGGCGCCACCGCCTCGCCGCCGCTGATGACCGCGCCGCGGCCGGACGACCAGCCGGCGACCGGGGCGATCACCTCCCCGCCGGGGGTCAGCGGCGAGGCTCCCTCTCACGAGGTGCAGAACCCCGCGCCACCGGTAACCGGTGGGCAGGGCTCGTCGCCGCCGGTGGCGGCCCTGCCGCCGGCCGCGCTCAACCCCGATCAGGCGCGGGCAATGGTGGGGAATGAGTTGCGCACCAATGACGGTCAGCCGGCCGGCCGCATCCTCGACTTCACCATGGACCAGACCGGCGACCGGGTGGACCGCATCGTCGTGGCACCCAACGAGGTGCTGGGGCTGGGCGAGAAGCTGGTGGCGCTTCCGGCCGACATGCTGGGCAATGGTCCGACCGGGCCGGTGCTGAACATCGGACAGGCGGACTTCGCCAAGGCGCCGACCTTCGCCTACGGCGACGAGCCGACGCTGACCCGGCCCGAAAGCCAGCAGCCGGACAAGCAATAG